TCTCCGGCCCGTGGCCCGATTGCTCCAGCAGGGCGGCAAGTTTGGCCAGGCGTTCGGCCAGTGCACGGGTTACTTTGGCAGCCCGCTTGCTGGGGTCGAGCTCCAGCGGGTTGGTAAACAGCAGGCGCAGTACTTCCAGTACTTCTTCCTTTTCCAGATCGGCCAGCGGTATGCGGTAGTTGTGCGGGTCAGGAAAAGGAATGTAGGTTTTCCCTGCCGGGCAAAATCGGCATACAGGTCGATGCAAAAGCCCACATCTACCACTACCAAAAAGGGGGCCAGCCCTCGGAGGCGGGCAGCGAACGGGCATAACGCAAGGCCTGTTCTTTGGCTTTTTTCATTTCCCGTTCCCAGGTGCGGGTGTCACGGGTGGCCGTACCGGTTTTGGTTTTTGCTTTATCGGCACCTAAGAGTTCGGCTTCGCTGGCTACGGTTTTGTCGGAGCCCTGTTTGGCTTCGAGCACAAAACAGTGCTGCTTGTAGAGGTCGATAAAGTTGGTCGTCTTTTTGCCTTCGCCATCGTCAAACTCCACTGGTCGTTCAAATGTATAGGCGGCTTCATGCACTTTGTCCGATGCGGGTCGTGGCTTTTCAACCCCCAGCAGTTCGCATAGTTCGGTGAGAAACAGCTGGTAGTTGGCACGTTCGGAAGCGCCGGAAAGTTTCCAGCGGGAAATGAATGCTTGTGCGGTGTGATTAGCGGAAGAAGTATTGCTCAAAGCTCTGTTGGTATTTAGCGGTTAGTAGTGAGTGAAAGTAAAGATTGTTTGGAAATGGGTGACGGGCATAGTTGCAACGGCTGCCGAAGCTGGCTGCCCTGCCGTTGTTGGTCGCCCCGCCGTTGTTGGTCGCTGACCAACAACGTATGTGTTCCGGTTCGTGGGCCACCAATTGTGGAAGAGAAGTTGTGTACA
The Phnomibacter ginsenosidimutans genome window above contains:
- a CDS encoding type IIL restriction-modification enzyme MmeI — protein: MSNTSSANHTAQAFISRWKLSGASERANYQLFLTELCELLGVEKPRPASDKVHEAAYTFERPVEFDDGEGKKTTNFIDLYKQHCFVLEAKQGSDKTVASEAELLGADKAKTKTGTATRDTRTWEREMKKAKEQALRYARSLPASEGWPPFW